A stretch of Bombus vancouverensis nearcticus chromosome 13, iyBomVanc1_principal, whole genome shotgun sequence DNA encodes these proteins:
- the LOC117162117 gene encoding uncharacterized protein LOC117162117 isoform X5 — protein MTLPVSNYQELLIQVRELTHETIRLQRQLSSDLFDNADPPDVNHNFSLGQKNYENGRHLTDNVIQQCEKSRKDEAGQNPLAEYKNFRFRPRFYQNLDSTEGIRAGELTSRLLTWRSRSHRPIKLQEDAEDCQKRAERLLSEECRVFRGAIGVDVEGVGSWKAQRRPHDIEISTPLIGVAAHELESSVDGAAFNPVAAAATTSARCSLMKNALKTPSSSSTSLPVNAHIRPRLYLGSVIAETNKEDAMEPEVKEEDERRSSTPSPEQIYTRRNKRYNEGGSSEEDSKPDISLQGHRLPSSYRGTWPIRRDIWANQQMGFSTQQSTSITVHNDVASVMSFSSNSGGALGCSTEMQGDRRLGAKVDVVYNLLGMLGSTEGREDMSATLLSMSNSIDNCLIMRQSGCLPLLVQLIHAPGQDPETREKASRALHNIVYAKSDERAGRREARVLRFLEQLRDYCQTLRTSLETGQVPDDLERHPGPTIAALMKLSFDEAHRHAMCQLGGLHAVAELIEMDHMAHGSECDDQNCITLRRYAGMALTNLTFGDGNNKALLCSFREFMKALVSQLRSPSDDLRQVTASVLRNLSWRADTSSKQTLREVGAVTGLMKAAMEGRKESTLKSILSALWNLSAHCSTNKVDICAVDGALAFLVDMLSYKAPSKTLAIVENAGGILRNVSSHIAVREDYRAIVRERGCLQVLLQQLRSPSLTVVSNACGALWNLSARCPQDQRLLWDLGAVPMLRSLIHSKHKMISMGSSAALKNLLSARPGCNNLVHLDSTARGLGLPTLPTLVARRQRALEQEIDQSLAETCDNIEPSTSPTNKDDKFSFKVEHSFLGINTRTLRSYQLHNQPSTSNMKCNGVARSESRDSMRSITSTHSDTMFERVNRHVLNGLSPTDIQIKQQSSSLHSAVGFDSGMSSDAHSKTSSEKKYTLRYKNAIPDRLKSSDGFNGLVDLRCTNSTISWSSAPDQESACSQNLLHSSVEDNLPQSITSVLKTGSQSSISEETELNVCTKTEYVSTKPEIETSTSLSFVNNSSPAKDNINFGNVYDKTVLHQHSSLNTIQQAISPTVSYRTEGNLFSDYAETDLDQPTDYSLRYAERSLEDEGKPHSHYFPSNDQELIHEDTVKTYCTEGTPHGTSLNSSRAASASDLQEDSRQRSLLKKIQEQGKLQDTEELNLECTRMECTEVSSDKKRSQMLQYFETNIKDNNVEENDHTSMKNSLSVRTTITQVSSSNLQYAESDDMAPNSTKNKPDQVSDGDEDDEDLLTACINIGMQNNRHRHSFIGNNFEKVPRNESNLARYQTSVALDQMDCNSSVDSTMNSLDTKQSGSEEMVDPDICTDNVNDNSSNMNIVSDYSQSTAKFMQKVIETKIPMQQSNQVLQNELDKVKNTERGSLLGNDSLCNFSLPSNLRNSPILHETVVFNTEPTQQQYLSSIDTQSNEDMSSLIHNDVIENDQNIDDDSAKWENDRTSKTLKDKAIENSSMQQSYTKVTDSESSESIDSVEQSEHALLELCIQPGLTKTMDNIQINKTTMNEIDSEFGERKINNFDESSKMYNDTCEIDGINKEKVDSKHKLAQKSAESAKYVKKEDVYRRQRDPDAMIASLDRLTATLVQQTEAIRERDSSAMKQSILSDTWNEDSPNDVSFPSISISAPIIASFKSDVPEEPGTITSECYETVSSDNGHMTNSKIIQREAIKLAQAVDAEMNRQNELDTTSMTSMDLEAIKPPSSMGSLLSLTASYAGSGDCSESFVNRDRCNSTSLPPIQAKNISSTDSRSCRKKSLPLGVVAKRALSQTQSHTGSLENLLNECTGSHLESVKPPSMMDELLDVGDMENSMLSVASITSEVADSKDQDSQNLSGSDAVFDLLKPVANVLSMTCMRYAEAMQNSANNSLSEYLENINPPSLFNEVCEMDESTVEQATETICSDTLCIDAELHTEEAPHPVMIDRIDEAGDTDEAVTPISSEYCVTSSAESTPRKRLHRNLTPKQKRTLAKERYKTYTIAAELDKKEEERQENVVQEKIARGKISPFSKLTPKQRRQEDRARFQTQVLENPFPDMNQDQNNQQEVNATYEQENSEKTTGATSPVKSAIPTLSKLSACKTLIKKRVEQKKNRERYRTRTLNDSERIFRDTESNTTTNAVEDRLPDSTHTIESDEIQTMLEQNATIVLNTLNESNKTNETSEDGLLDCETISLVSNESESERNLRMRFVNGVSKKLIGSCIRQMDNVQEPEDAHKETIEIEEPRSQEDIRYTDNVETESEDESNNTEGPPRETKRPRIIKPGMVRDPSNDSNATDKSDPESPKAIRGRRKALYSNPITRKPTPQSSPLKQVNPVSGIPIGRSNTSPIVRATRATTLRQSNNSPGTATKESTKSNISPKMNPSSTDDKRTKILSVAAKRASVPQKGSSLTFTKSVKRHSTPPTCSSSNYQQETKTDVTIKPLERQGTFTKDEPEVKNAPTVESSSPSPIKTKIAKPIRGATSKVHPTTGKPKLTPKTHQAHQSKSSKGNASEKIQSSKALPLLVAPKRLPTGKATATPKISANNQSTAQIESGKVFRKVGPLGQRSNSNSSIVSNSSTGMQTRKLAKEATSKIASLWKKVEESKNKQRFEKPDTRQWLQPGNCANEMDTPSPVSNPPAFRLFRSSTFEGVPQENDNPESALYKSKLKRPLVMGVQPSKVKYRNSCDLSGMNANDAPCKIPVKSNDASTYKKDIVDVVDTSVVLRKSQHTESSTAEVDPMKRISRLGSFIRVDSANAEGSAQTYVNGSGVRTPASAIVPPFNYNPKQDIPSQIAKVTPDETESKFRVTDCHSDIVTASARVTTV, from the exons GAAGACGCGGAGGATTGTCAGAAAAGAGCAGAAAGATTGTTGTCGGAGGAGTGTCGCGTGTTTCGCGGGGCGATAGGCGTCGACGTGGAAGGTGTCGGCTCGTGGAAGGCTCAGAGGCGCCCTCACGACATCGAGATATCTACGCCCCTGATCGGCGTCGCGGCGCACGAGCTGGAGTCGTCCGTGGACGGCGCAGCGTTCAACCCTGTCGCCGCAGCGGCGACGACATCCGCGAGATGCTCGCTGATGAAAAACGCGTTGAAAACGCCATCATCCTCCTCCACTTCTCTGCCCGTCAATGCCCACATCAGGCCAAGGTTGTACCTAGGCTCCGTGATCGCTGAGACCAACAAGGAGGATGCCATGGAGCCAGAAGTAAAGGAGGAGGACGAACGAAGGTCGTCCACGCCGAGCCCCGAG CAGATTTatacaagaagaaataaacgtTACAATGAAGGTGGAAGTAGCGAGGAAGACAGCAAACCAGATATATCTCTACAGGGCCACAGATTACCATCTTCTTATCGGGGAACGTGGCCCATCAGAAGAGACATATGGGCCAATCAACAAATGGGCTTTTCCACTCAACAAAGCACATCAATCACTGTACACAAC GACGTAGCCAGCGTGATGAGCTTTTCGTCGAATTCGGGCGGGGCCCTCGGCTGTTCCACGGAAATGCAAGGCGATCGAAGGCTAGGGGCGAAAGTGGACGTAGTGTACAATCTACTGGGAATGCTTGGTAGCACGGAGGGCCGAGAGGACATGAGTGCAACGCTACTCTCTATGAGCAATTCGATAGACAATTGCCTCATAATGAGGCAATCAGGATGCCTTCCACTGTTGGTACAACTGATTCACGCTCCAGGACAAGATCCAGAAACCAGAGAAAAGGCATCTCGAGCTTTGCATAATATAGTGTATGCCAAAAGCGACGAGAGGGCTGGACGCCGGGAGGCGCGGGTTCTCCGGTTTCTAGAACAGTTACGGGACTATTGCCAGACTCTGAGGACATCCCTAGAAACGGGTCAGGTTCCCGATGACCTAGAGAGGCATCCCGGGCCAACGATAGCGGCATTGATGAAACTTTCCTTCGACGAAGCTCATCGTCACGCCATGTGTCAGCTCGGTGGACTTCATGCAGTTGCAGAGCTGATCGAGATGGATCATATGGCTCATGGAAGCGAATGCGACGATCAAAATTGCATCACATTGCGTAGATATGCCGGAATGGCTCTGACGAATCTGACATTCGGCGATGGAAACAATAAAGCATTGCTCTGTTCCTTCCGAGAGTTCATGAAGGCTCTGGTTTCGCAATTGAGAAGTCCAAGCGACGATCTCAGACAAGTCACAGCGTCTGTGTTGAGAAATTTGTCGTGGCGAGCTGATACTAGTAGCAAGCAAACGTTGAGGGAAGTGGGAGCAGTAACTGGTTTGATGAAGGCTGCGATGGAGGGTAGGAAGGAATCAACTCTTAAGTCGATACTGTCTGCACTTTGGAACCTGTCGGCACACTGTAGTACGAATAAAGTGGATATTTGTGCCGTAGATGGCGCACTGGCATTCCTCGTGGATATGTTGAGCTACAAAGCACCATCTAAAACTTTAGCCATTGTTGAAAACGCCGGTGGTATTTTGAGGAATGTATCTAGTCACATTGCTGTTAGAGAAGATTACCGAGCCATTGTAAGAGAGAGGGGATGTTTGCAAGTATTGTTACAACAATTGCGATCACCTAGTTTAACCGTCGTTAGTAACGCCTGTGGAGCTCTGTGGAATCTTTCTGCCCGATGTCCACAGGATCAGCGTCTGTTATGGGACCTGGGCGCAGTTCCAATGCTTCGTAGTCTAATTCACTCCAAGCACAAGATGATTTCAATGGGTTCAAGCGCAGCCTTGAAGAATTTACTGAGTGCCAGACCAGGCTGTAATAATCTCGTCCACTTAGACTCGACAGCACGCGGATTAGGACTTCCAACTCTACCAACTTTAGTTGCACGCAGACAAAGGGCTCTGGAGCAAGAAATAGATCAAAGCTTGGCCGAAACTTGCGATAACATCGAACCTAGCACATCTCCGACTAACAAAGACGATAAGTTTTCGTTCAAGGTGGAACATAGCTTCTTGGGGATCAACACGCGAACTTTACGCTCCTATCAGCTACATAATCAACCTAGCACATCCAATATGAAGTGCAACGGAGTCGCCAGAAGCGAGAGTAGAGACTCTATGCGCTCCATAACAAGCACTCATTCTGACACCATGTTTGAAAGGGTAAATCGACACGTATTGAATGGACTATCTCCTACTGATATTCAGATAAAACAACAGTCCTCGTCGCTACACTCCGCAGTCGGTTTCGACAGCGGAATGTCCAGTGATGCTCACTCGAAGACCTCTTCGGAGAAGAAGTATACGTTACGCTACAAAAACGCCATCCCGGATCGTTTGAAGTCGTCAGACGGTTTTAATGGTCTCGTCGACCTTAGATGCACTAATTCTACTATTTCCTGGTCCTCGGCTCCGGATCAAGAATCCGCCTGTTCACAGAATTTGCTACACTCTTCCGTAGAAGACAACTTGCCACAAAGCATCACGTCTGTGCTCAAGACTGGTAGTCAGTCCAGTATTTCCGAGGAAACGGAGTTgaacgtttgcacaaaaaccgAGTACGTGAGCACGAAGCCTGAAATAGAAACCTCGACCTCGTTATCATTCGTCAACAACAGCTCTCCCGCGAAAGACAACATCAACTTTGGAAACGTCTACGACAAGACTGTTTTACATCAACACAGTTCGTTGAATACTATACAACAGGCTATCTCACCGACTGTCAGTTATCGAACAGAGGGAAATCTGTTCAGTGATTATGCCGAGACGGATTTGGATCAACCAACTGACTATAGTTTGCGTTATGCTGAACGAAGTCTGGAAGACGAAGGAAAACCACATTCTCACTATTTCCCGAGTAACGATCAAGAACTCATCCACGAAGATACAGTAAAGACCTATTGCACAGAAGGAACTCCACATGGAACGTCTTTAAATTCTTCTAGAGCGGCATCGGCTTCTGACTTGCAAGAGGATAGTCGACAGAGGAGTTTATTGAAGAAGATTCAGGAACAAGGTAAACTGCAAGATACGGAGGAATTGAATTTAGAATGTACCAGAATGGAATGTACGGAAGTTTCGAGTGACAAGAAGAGAAGTCAAATGTTGCAGTACTTTGAAACGAATATCAAGGACAATAATGTTGAGGAAAATGATCACACTTCTATGAAAAATTCATTGAG CGTAAGAACAACAATTACACAAGTATCTTCGAGCAACTTACAATATGCTGAGAGTGATGATATGGCGCCCAATTCTACAAAAAATAAACCAG ATCAAGTCAGTGATGGCGATGAGGACGACGAAGATCTGCTTACAGCTTGCATTAATATTGGAATGCAAAATAATAG GCATAGGCATTCGTTTATaggaaataattttgaaaaagttCCGCGAAATGAAAGCAATCTTGCCAGGTACCAAACAAGCGTTGCACTAGATCAAATGGACTGCAATTCATCTGTCGATTCTACCATGAACAGTCTTGATACAAAACAATCAGGATCTGAAGAAATGGTAGATcccgatatttgtactgataaCGTTAATGATAACTCATCGAATATGAATATTGTGTCAGATTATAGTCAAAGTACGGCCAAATTTATGCAAAAG GTGATAGAAACTAAAATTCCAATGCAACAATCGAATCAAGTTTTGCAGAATGAGTTGGACAAAGTAAAAAACACGGAACGCGGTTCATTATTAGGCAATGATAGTCTGTGCAATTTCTCATTACCTTCAAACTTGAGGAATAGCCCGATATTACATGAAACAGTAGTGTTTAACACAGAACCTACACAGCAGCAATATCTATCTAGTATCGACACCCAATCGAATGAAGACATGTCGTCTCTGATACATAATGATGTTAttgaaaatgatcaaaatataGATGATGATTCTGCCAAGTGGGAAAATGATAGAACATCAAAAACATTAAAAGACAAAGCGATTGAGAATTCGTCTATGCAACAATCTTATACTAAAGTAACAGATTCAGAGAGTAGCGAATCGATCGATTCCGTGGAACAATCAGAACACGCACTTTTAGAATTGTGTATACAACCTGGATTAACGAAAACTATGGACAATATCCAGATAAATAAAACCACGATGAATGAAATCGACAGTGAATTTGGGGagcgaaaaattaataattttgatgaaAGCAGTAAAATGTACAATGACACATGTGAAATAGATGGcattaataaagaaaaagttGATTCAAAGCACAAACTGGCACAGAAATCTGCAGAATCAGCGAAATATGTGAAGAAGGAAGATGTATATCGGCGTCAAAGGGATCCTGATGCTATGATTGCCTCGTTAGATCGCTTAACTGCGACTCTCGTGCAACAAACGGAAGCAATTCGAGAACGAGATTCGAGCGCAATGAAACAGAGCATATTGAGTGATACATGGAATGAAGATTCTCCTAATGATGTATCTTTTCCTAGCATAAGTATTAGTGCCCCTATAATCGCTTCATTTAAAAGCGATGTACCAGAAGAACCAGGAACAATCACCTCGGAGTGTTATGAAACAGTAAGTAGCGACAATGGGCACATGACcaattcaaaaattattcaaagagAAGCGATTAAATTGGCTCAAGCGGTGGACGCAGAAATGAATCGACAGAACGAACTAGATACAACCAGTATGACGTCGATGGATTTAGAAGCAATAAAACCACCTTCCTCGATGGGAAGCTTACTATCACTGACAGCTAGCTACGCAGGTTCGGGTGACTGTAGTGAGTCGTTCGTTAATCGAGACAGGTGTAATTCTACGTCCTTGCCTCCAATCCAGGCGAAGAATATATCTTCGACAGATTCTCGAAGCTGTCGTAAGAAATCTCTTCCTTTGGGTGTCGTAGCTAAAAGAGCTCTGAGTCAAACTCAGAGTCACACCGGCAGTCTCGAAAATTTGTTGAACGAATGTACTGGTTCGCACTTAGAAAGTGTCAAACCACCATCAATGATGGACGAGTTACTAGACGTTGGCGACATGGAAAATAGTATGTTAAGCGTGGCCAGTATTACATCAGAGGTGGCAGATTCTAAGGATCAAGACTCGCAGAACTTAAGCGGGAGCGACGCTGTTTTCGACTTACTAAAACCTGTCGCAAATGTGCTATCCATGACGTGCATGCGTTACGCTGAAGCTATGCAGAATAGTGCAAATAATAGTTTGAGTGAATATCTGGAGAACATCAATCCACCTTCGCTGTTCAATGAAGTGTGTGAAATGGATGAGTCAACAGTGGAACAAGCTACAGAAACTATATGCAGCGATACGTTGTGTATTGACGCGGAACTACATACCGAAGAAGCTCCACATCCTGTGATGATAGACAGGATCGACGAAGCAGGTGATACCGACGAGGCAGTTACACCAATTTCGTCTGAATACTGCGTTACTAGCTCGGCAGAGTCCACGCCTAGGAAGCGATTACACAGAAATTTAACACCAAAGCAGAAAAGAACTTTGGCCAAGGAAAGATATAAGACGTATACTATAGCTGCGGAACTcgataaaaaggaagaagaacgaCAGGAAAACGTAGTACAGGAGAAGATTGCACGGGGAAAAATTTCACCTTTTTCCAAATTGACACCTAAACAACGTAGACAAGAAGATAGAGCCAGGTTTCAAACACAGGTATTGGAAAATCCTTTCCCCGACATGAATCAAGATCAAAATAATCAACAGGAAGTTAATGCTACTTATGAACAAGAGAATTCTGAAAAGACAACGGGAGCAACGTCCCCGGTAAAATCTGCTATCCCCACATTGTCAAAACTATCCGCTTGTAAAACGTTGATCAAAAAGCGCGTCGAGCAAAAGAAGAATAGGGAAAGATATCGTACGAGAACTTTGAACGATTCAGAACGCATATTCAGAGATACAGAAAGTAATACTACTACAAACGCGGTAGAAGATAGATTACCAGATTCAACACACACTATCGAATCGGATGAAATTCAAACCATGTTGGAACAAAATGCAACCATCGTGTTAAATACATTAAACGAATCAAATAAGACAAATGAAACTAGCGAGGATGGGTTGCTAGATTGCGAGACTATTAGTTTAGTATCAAATGAATCAGAATCAGAACGGAACCTACGGATGCGGTTTGTCAACGGCGTTTCTAAAAAACTGATAGGTTCGTGTATTCGACAAATGGACAATGTACAAGAACCAGAGGACGCTCATAAGGAAACAATCGAGATCGAAGAACCCAGGTCGCAAGAAGACATCAGGTATACAGATAATGTGGAAACTGAGAGCGAAGATGAATCTAATAATACCGAGGGACCACCTAGAGAAACAAAAAGGCCCCGAATAATTAAACCAGGAATGGTGAGAGATCCCAGTAATGATTCTAACGCTACGGATAAATCAGACCCAGAAAGTCCAAAGGCCATTCGCGGGAGAAGAAAAGCTCTCTACTCAAATCCAATTACGCGAAAGCCAACGCCACAATCGTCTCCATTGAAACAGGTGAATCCTGTCAGTGGAATACCTATAGGTCGTAGCAACACTTCACCTATTGTAAGAGCAACAAGAGCTACCACATTGAGACAAAGTAACAATAGTCCAGGTACAGCGACGAAAGAATCAACAAAATCAAATATAAGTCCTAAAATGAATCCCAGCTCAACAGATGACAAACGAACGAAGATTTTATCAGTGGCTGCAAAAAGAGCATCAGTTCCTCAGAAAGGATCGTCATTAACTTTCACAAAGTCCGTAAAGAGACACAGCACACCTCCAACGTGTTCTTCCTCGAACTATCAACAAGAAACTAAGACGGACGTAACGATTAAGCCCTTGGAACGACAAGGAACATTTACCAAAGACGAACCAGAAGTGAAGAATGCGCCCACCGTAGAGTCTTCATCTCCTTCGCCGATAAAAACGAAAATCGCAAAACCCATTAGAGGTGCAACATCCAAGGTACATCCAACAACTGGGAAACCAAAACTTACGCCAAAGACACATCAAGCGCACCAATCAAAATCATCAAAGGGAAACGCTTCAGAGAAGATTCAATCTTCGAAAGCATTACCATTACTGGTAGCTCCAAAACGATTACCTACAGGAAAAGCAACTGCAACTCCAAAAATATCAGCCAATAATCAAAGTACTGCACAGATAGAAAGCGGTAAAGTCTTTCGAAAAGTAGGTCCTCTTGGTCAGAGATCTAACAGTAATTCCAGTATTGTATCCAACTCCTCGACCGGAATGCAAACTAGAAAATTGGCAAAGGAAGCGACTAGTAAAATTGCAAGCCTTTGGAAAAAGGTAGAGGAGAGTAAAAATAAGCAACGGTTTGAGAAACCAGATACTAGGCAGTGGCTACAGCCTGGTAATTGTGCTAATGAGATGGATACCCCATCTCCAGTGAGCAATCCGCCAGCTTTTAGGTTGTTTCGTAGTTCCACGTTCGAAGGAGTGCCCCAAGAGAATGATAATCCGGAATCAGCTTTGTACAAATCGAAATTGAAGAGGCCATTGGTAATGGGCGTACAACCTAGTAAAGTGAAATACAGAAACTCTTGTGACTTGAGCGGAATGAACGCAAACGACGCACCTTGCAAGATTCCTGTAAAGTCTAATGACGCTTCTACGTACAAGAAAGACATCGTAGATGTAGTTGACACCTCGGTTGTTCTGCGAAAATCACAGCATACCGAATCCTCCACGGCAGAGGTGGATCCTATGAAACGAATATCACGTCTTGGTTCCTTTATAAGAGTAGACTCTGCGAATGCAGAAGGTTCTGCACAAACATACGTTAATGGGTCCGGTGTGCGTACACCCGCGTCCGCCATTGTCCCACCTTTTAATTATAACCCGAAGCAAGATATCCCTTCGCAAATAGCCAAAGTAACGCCGGATGAAACTGAAAGCAAATTCAGAGTGACAGATTGTCATAGTGACATAGTCACAGCTTCTGCGAGAGTAACAACGGTATAG